The Alnus glutinosa chromosome 7, dhAlnGlut1.1, whole genome shotgun sequence genome includes a region encoding these proteins:
- the LOC133872687 gene encoding LOW QUALITY PROTEIN: protein GAST1 (The sequence of the model RefSeq protein was modified relative to this genomic sequence to represent the inferred CDS: deleted 2 bases in 1 codon) — LSLSLSTMGRKMCIVMFSVVMMLQYLLVENHHGITQGSLQPQECGPRCTERCSKTAFKKPCMFFCKKCCAKCLCVPSGTYGNKESCPCYNNWKTKRGGPKCP; from the exons ctctctctctctctctctacaatgGGAAGGAAGATGTGCATTGTAATGTTCTCTGTAGTTATGATGCTGCAATATTTACTGGTAGAGAACCAT CACGGCATCACCCAAGGCAGCCTTCAACCTCAAG AGTGCGGTCCACGTTGCACCGAAAGATGCTCAAAAACAGCGTTCAAGAAGCCATGCATGTTCTTCTGCAAAAAGTGCTGTGCAAAGTGCTTGTGTGTGCCTTCGGGAACTTAC GGGAACAAGGAATCCTGTCCTTGCTACAACAATTGGAAGACCAAGAGAGGAGGACCCAAATGCCCTTGA